Proteins encoded together in one Candidatus Binatia bacterium window:
- a CDS encoding DNA-binding protein translates to MRMPEATATSAAPPESGSRVEILPVADRSTLERFVRLPWDVYRDDPAWVPPLLLREKRRVEGRHPFFSHGEAAFWLAVRAGRAVGRVSAQIDRLHLQVHGDATGHFGLLEATDDPEVFRALLRAAEAWLRARGMRRVTGPFHLSINEEVGTLVEGFEAPPVFLMPHGRPYYDVRVREQGYRKAKDLLAYILDTRTPVPDLMRATVERAGWGKVRLRPVRLRKLDEDLEILRDIFNDAWSNNWGFVPFTPEEFRELGTSLRLFVPPEFVQIAYVGERPAAMLVLVPDLNEVLREFDGRLFPFRWLRLWWRIRRGGTRTARVPLMGVRRRYQRSALGMALVFLMIEAVREPLLSRGFQRVELSWILEDNLAMRHVLERIGARPYKRYRVYEKELD, encoded by the coding sequence ATGCGCATGCCGGAAGCGACGGCCACGAGCGCGGCCCCGCCCGAGTCCGGGTCGCGGGTCGAGATCCTCCCCGTCGCCGACCGCTCGACCCTCGAGCGTTTCGTCCGCCTGCCGTGGGACGTCTACCGGGACGACCCTGCCTGGGTACCGCCGTTGCTCTTGCGGGAGAAGCGCCGGGTCGAGGGGCGACACCCGTTTTTTTCCCACGGCGAAGCCGCTTTCTGGCTGGCCGTTCGGGCCGGGCGCGCGGTCGGGCGGGTCTCCGCGCAAATCGACCGTCTTCACCTCCAGGTCCACGGCGACGCGACGGGACATTTCGGACTGCTCGAGGCAACGGACGACCCGGAAGTTTTTCGCGCACTTCTGCGTGCGGCCGAAGCCTGGCTGCGTGCGCGCGGCATGAGGCGCGTCACCGGACCGTTCCATCTTTCGATCAACGAGGAGGTCGGAACCCTGGTCGAGGGCTTCGAGGCACCTCCGGTCTTTCTCATGCCCCACGGGCGTCCTTACTACGACGTCCGGGTCCGGGAGCAGGGGTACCGAAAAGCCAAGGACCTGCTCGCTTACATCCTCGACACCCGCACCCCCGTCCCGGACCTGATGAGGGCCACGGTGGAACGCGCCGGGTGGGGAAAGGTACGGCTCCGTCCGGTGCGCCTCCGTAAGCTCGACGAGGACCTCGAGATTCTGCGGGACATTTTCAACGATGCTTGGTCGAACAACTGGGGCTTCGTCCCCTTCACGCCCGAAGAGTTCCGGGAGCTCGGCACGAGCCTCCGGCTCTTCGTTCCCCCGGAGTTCGTGCAGATCGCGTACGTCGGCGAGCGGCCCGCGGCCATGCTGGTCCTGGTTCCCGACCTGAACGAGGTCTTGCGGGAGTTCGACGGCAGACTCTTCCCTTTTCGATGGTTGCGGCTCTGGTGGCGCATCCGGCGAGGAGGGACACGGACGGCCCGCGTGCCGCTCATGGGCGTCCGGCGCCGCTACCAGAGGTCGGCACTGGGAATGGCCCTCGTGTTCCTCATGATCGAAGCGGTACGCGAGCCGCTGCTTTCCCGCGGCTTCCAAAGAGTCGAGCTTTCCTGGATTCTCGAAGACAACCTGGCCATGCGACACGTCCTCGAACGCATCGGGGCGCGACCCTACAAGCGCTACCGCGTTTACGAAAAAGAGCTGGATTGA
- a CDS encoding nucleotidyltransferase, producing the protein MKALILNAGQGRRLLPLTSERPKCLLRIQGRTILEWQVRELLSFGVDEIVTVVGFGASKVKEELERICRGRAQARTVYNAFFASSDNLVSCWAARDEMDEDFFLVNGDTLFEKAILAKLLWSDPAPVALAVDQKEAYDEDDMKVRCEGGWVRRIGKDLPISETNAESIGVLLFRGEGPALFRRALVDAVEKSENPGRWYLSVVDLLARRGLVRAVSVHGLLWTEIDYLRDLPRAAEVVSHLVVPPEQVAVHA; encoded by the coding sequence GTGAAAGCCTTGATTCTCAACGCGGGTCAGGGGCGCCGCCTCCTGCCACTCACGTCGGAGCGGCCGAAGTGCCTTCTCCGGATCCAAGGCAGGACGATTCTCGAATGGCAGGTGCGCGAGCTCCTGTCTTTCGGCGTCGACGAAATCGTGACCGTGGTGGGTTTCGGCGCCTCCAAGGTCAAAGAGGAGCTCGAACGTATCTGCCGCGGGCGGGCGCAGGCGCGGACCGTTTACAATGCTTTCTTTGCGTCGTCCGACAACCTGGTGAGTTGTTGGGCTGCACGGGACGAGATGGACGAGGACTTTTTTCTCGTCAACGGGGACACCCTTTTCGAAAAGGCAATCCTGGCGAAGCTTCTCTGGAGCGACCCCGCGCCTGTGGCCCTCGCAGTCGACCAAAAGGAGGCTTACGACGAGGACGACATGAAGGTCCGCTGCGAAGGAGGATGGGTTCGCAGGATCGGCAAGGACTTGCCGATCTCGGAAACCAACGCCGAATCCATCGGGGTCCTCCTTTTTCGGGGGGAAGGGCCCGCTCTCTTCCGCCGGGCGCTGGTCGATGCCGTGGAGAAATCCGAAAACCCGGGGCGCTGGTACCTTTCGGTCGTGGACCTCCTCGCCCGCCGTGGCTTGGTTCGGGCGGTTTCTGTCCACGGGCTCCTCTGGACCGAAATCGACTACCTGCGGGACCTGCCCCGAGCTGCCGAGGTGGTTTCCCACCTGGTCGTTCCGCCCGAGCAGGTGGCAGTTCACGCCTGA
- the acd gene encoding acyl-CoA dehydrogenase, whose protein sequence is MDFAFTEEHEELRQTVRRFLENKSPEAAVRRWMETERGYDEDVWLEMAGQMGLQGLIVPEAQGGAGLGPVELAIVMEEMGRVLFCAPYLSSAVLAARALLEAASEEAKAELLPRIASGEIVATLAFTEKQALWDPELVRTEAVRRGDSWSIDGVKDYVLDGHVAHVLLVVARTDDGLGLFRVEGEAEGLRRTLLPTLDLTRKLARCQFSKTPAVRIDRDGDLAKALERTVAHTLVALSAEQVGGAQRCLEMSTDYAKTRIQFGRPIGSFQAIKHKCADMLVEVEFARSAAYHAAFRAAEGDENELLTASAMAKSYCSEAYFRAAAETIQIHGGMGFTWEHPAHLYFKRAKSSALLFGDPVFHREKLADRLGI, encoded by the coding sequence ATGGATTTTGCCTTTACCGAAGAGCACGAAGAACTCCGACAGACGGTCCGGCGCTTTCTGGAGAACAAGTCGCCCGAAGCGGCGGTACGCCGGTGGATGGAAACCGAGCGCGGCTACGACGAGGACGTGTGGCTCGAGATGGCCGGCCAGATGGGACTCCAGGGGTTGATCGTGCCGGAAGCCCAGGGGGGCGCGGGGCTCGGGCCCGTGGAGCTCGCGATCGTGATGGAGGAAATGGGTCGCGTCCTCTTCTGCGCCCCGTACCTGTCGAGCGCCGTTCTCGCCGCGAGAGCGCTGCTCGAAGCCGCGTCCGAAGAGGCGAAAGCGGAGCTTCTGCCCCGGATCGCCTCGGGTGAGATCGTGGCGACGCTCGCTTTCACGGAAAAGCAGGCTCTCTGGGATCCCGAGCTCGTCCGAACCGAGGCCGTGCGCAGGGGAGACAGCTGGAGCATCGACGGCGTGAAAGATTACGTCCTCGATGGCCACGTGGCTCACGTGCTGCTCGTCGTGGCCCGGACCGACGACGGGCTCGGACTTTTCCGGGTGGAAGGAGAGGCCGAAGGTCTCAGGCGCACGCTCCTTCCGACGCTCGACCTCACGCGCAAGCTCGCGCGGTGCCAGTTTTCGAAGACGCCGGCGGTGCGGATCGACCGGGATGGGGACCTCGCAAAGGCGCTCGAGCGCACCGTGGCGCATACGCTCGTTGCCCTCTCGGCCGAACAGGTGGGTGGAGCACAGCGCTGCCTCGAGATGTCGACCGACTACGCGAAAACCCGCATCCAGTTCGGGAGGCCGATCGGTTCTTTCCAGGCGATCAAGCACAAGTGCGCGGACATGCTCGTCGAGGTGGAGTTCGCCCGCTCGGCGGCCTACCACGCCGCGTTTCGGGCTGCCGAAGGGGACGAGAACGAGCTGCTCACGGCCTCCGCCATGGCCAAGTCCTACTGTTCGGAGGCGTACTTCCGGGCAGCCGCCGAAACGATCCAGATCCACGGAGGGATGGGGTTCACCTGGGAGCACCCCGCACACCTCTATTTCAAGCGGGCGAAGAGCAGCGCCCTTCTTTTCGGCGATCCGGTGTTCCACAGGGAAAAGCTCGCGGACCGGCTCGGAATCTGA
- a CDS encoding acyl-CoA dehydrogenase, which produces MAPQRTMSEEELRERVRALLDEAHPDEVDQFTFRGAQFDHGLAWVHFPEGLGGLGLSPKMQAVVNDELRKHAKRVYEDLMVNPIGIGMGAPTLLAYGPEELKKPLLRRIFTGEDIWCQLFSEPGAGSDVAGLATRAVRDGDDWIVNGQKVWTTLAHVAKWGMLLARTNPDVPKHEGLSYFLLDMKSPGVEVRPLYQITGEAEFNEVFLNDVRIPHRYMLGKEGEGWKVAITTLMNERTALGGGSSRKGGGPIAVLVQLWQERGRDSLSPARRAVLRDHITQLYIESELLRLTALRARAAQKSGHPGPEGSVGKLAQAELYKRIWECGLDVLGAEGLVYEAGYERRRPTGFGRGDALSLAKYQFLRSRANSIEGGTSEVMRNILGERVLGLPQEPRVDKGVPWKDVPRSG; this is translated from the coding sequence ATGGCCCCCCAGAGGACGATGAGCGAAGAGGAACTGCGCGAAAGAGTGCGCGCGCTGCTCGACGAAGCCCACCCCGACGAAGTGGATCAGTTCACCTTTCGGGGCGCGCAGTTCGACCACGGCCTTGCGTGGGTGCACTTTCCCGAAGGGCTCGGCGGACTCGGACTCAGCCCGAAGATGCAGGCCGTGGTGAACGACGAGCTCCGTAAGCACGCGAAAAGGGTCTACGAGGACCTGATGGTCAACCCGATCGGCATCGGGATGGGAGCGCCGACGCTCCTCGCGTACGGCCCCGAGGAGCTCAAAAAACCGCTTCTGCGCCGAATCTTCACGGGCGAGGACATCTGGTGCCAGCTTTTCAGCGAACCGGGGGCCGGCTCGGACGTGGCCGGGCTCGCGACGCGGGCCGTCCGGGACGGAGACGACTGGATCGTGAACGGCCAGAAAGTATGGACGACTCTCGCGCACGTGGCGAAGTGGGGCATGTTGCTCGCGAGGACGAACCCCGACGTTCCCAAGCACGAAGGGCTTTCCTACTTCCTGCTCGACATGAAAAGCCCGGGCGTCGAAGTGAGACCGCTCTACCAGATCACGGGCGAAGCCGAGTTCAACGAGGTGTTCCTGAACGACGTCCGCATTCCGCACCGCTACATGCTCGGAAAGGAAGGCGAGGGCTGGAAGGTGGCCATCACCACGCTCATGAACGAGCGGACGGCTCTCGGCGGTGGTTCTTCCCGCAAGGGAGGGGGACCGATCGCCGTCCTCGTGCAGCTCTGGCAGGAGCGGGGCCGGGATTCCCTCTCTCCGGCACGGCGGGCCGTCCTCCGGGACCACATCACGCAGCTTTACATCGAGTCCGAGCTCTTGCGGCTCACGGCGCTCCGGGCTCGAGCCGCCCAGAAGTCGGGTCATCCGGGTCCCGAGGGTTCGGTGGGGAAGCTCGCGCAAGCCGAGCTCTACAAGAGAATCTGGGAATGCGGCCTCGACGTGCTCGGCGCCGAAGGACTCGTCTACGAAGCCGGCTACGAACGTCGTCGCCCCACGGGTTTCGGACGGGGAGACGCCCTTTCGCTCGCCAAGTACCAGTTCCTGCGGTCGCGGGCGAACTCGATCGAAGGGGGAACTTCCGAAGTCATGCGGAACATCCTGGGCGAGCGGGTGCTCGGCCTTCCCCAGGAACCGCGGGTCGACAAGGGAGTTCCGTGGAAAGACGTACCGCGGAGCGGCTGA